GGTGTTGGAGGGCATCAGGTCTTGGCATTTGTGGACAGCCACATCCTAGTGCCAATGCCCCACCCAAAACCAAGACCACAGAAAAAGTGCATCACgcagagagaaatggaaagaatctCACACCTGTCCCCAACCTGTCTCCCATGGTCAGAGAAAGGCCTCTTTCCACAGGGTCAGAAAATGTTGAAATGTGAGCAGCACTTACCTCTGAGGATAGCAGAGCTGGCCTCTGCATTCTTGAGGTGGGGGGGATACTGCGGAATCAGCTGGATCCTGGAGAGAGTCATATGGACCTTGAAGTTTCTGCTCCTGCTCTGCCTACCCCCCACCAcctttccccaatcccacctGGCCCCTGCATTGACTGGGCCCCTTAGCACTGACCAGGCTCCAAGCTGCTTCAGAGCCCATGGGGCTCACAGTCCATGGGCCATAAAGTCCTAaatccttcttcccctttccctgaAATGACTTTTCTATTAACATTGAAAGTAATTAAAACTCAGCCCCAGTACTCAGAAATGCTGAATGATAAtaactatttttcaaataaacagGATTTTATGAGCTAATTCTTTCAGGACTTCTTTCCTCTTTAGACACTATTATCCAGGATTGTTTTGGctgcatttttctaaaaatatgctCTTTAACAATACCAAGAGGAAAAGGTCGGTGATCACTCCTAATACACAGCAGTTTAAAGGTGATGAACAGCAGAAGGTCTCTTTGAAATCCTGGGACCACTGCAGATGGACCGTGGACCCTGTGCCCATGGATCCATCACCCTTGCCTCAGCTCAGAAGAAACAAGCATCCTTCCCAGGTCCTCACCCAAGCAGGGCCGCAGGGGGCTGAGCATGCAGGGTCCTTGATGGCTCCTGGGCCGTGTGCAGCCTGGTTTTATCAGAGGAAGCTTTGCTGGTGTCTTCACCATGTGAGTCATTAGCCCCCTGGGAAGCCAGTGCACAGTCCCAGCACTTGGAAGCATCAGAGAAGCCTCAGGGGACCTGGCCCTGGCAGGTGACCCACGGGGCATCCCCAGGCATCAGCATGGAGGGAGGTGAGCACGCACCGTGGGCTGAGGGCTGCAGCCTCAGCTTCCACCAGGGCTTCAGCCCCGAGTGCAGGAAAGGGGAAGGCTTTGGTGATGGTTCTGTCTTCCTCAAGGTTTGGCACCCACTCCCTCCAGGGGCCCTGGGTGGGCCTTCACCACATGACCCCCTCCAGGTGCAAGACTCCAGGTGCTGTTTCCTTCATGGAAACTCAAAGCTGGGAAAATGTAGCTACCTGGAAATAATGAAGCTGTGTCCCACCTTATATGTGAGACAGGTAAGGCCAGAGAGAGGAGGGATTTTTCCACAGGAAGTTGTTTATTCAGAGGTGGGTTGGAACTAGCAGTGCTGGATCAAGGCTTGCAGGTTGGGAAGGTTACCCTGGAGAGCAAAATAGTTCAAAGAGAAATAGGAACCACTAGTCCTTCCATAGCTGACAGGGGCCCTGGGAataggggaggggaaggaggagagaaaggggtTGCATGGCAGGCTGATTACAACAATAATGTCGGTGGCACTCACTCAGATTGAGCATTTCCTGTGCCTGATTCTCCTCCGGACACTTTCCTCTTATTACAATAAATCTGTGGGTACAAACTCACCCCCAGTTACTGAGAAAGAAAGTTCTACAGAGCTCGTGGGCCTTCCTGCATGCCTCAGAGGGGTTGCTCTGGAAGGCGAGTGGCCTTCAGGGACATCCTTGGCCTGCCCCTCCCCTGGGATTTAGCAGGACCCAGCTCTGGCCgctgagtcctggctctgctgctcaTTTGGTGCAGTCACAGCCTCCTGCTGGGTCTGCTCCTTCTCAGGCTCTTTGTGGACCTCgctcacccccacctccacccctctgCTTGGCCCAGGCCCCTGTCTCCTCCCCACAGCCCTGGGAGCCTCGTCCTCTCTCCACTTTCACTGAATCACTTTGCTGACCGACCTTCCGTCTctatcttctctccctccctccctccatctctccctttcctctaCAAAGAATTGAGTGGCCAGAGCTACTGCTTTCCTTTCCCCTCCAGCACTTGACCAGGAATATTCCACAGAGGTGGGGAACTGGCAGCCTCCTGTGGGAGACAGAGTTAAGAAGAGTGAGGTTTCCCGGGCTCGTGAGTTCACACATGTGCCTGGATCTCCTTGTTCATAAAGCACGTAAAGCATGGTGACAGTGACTACTTCATAGGGCTGCTGTGCTGTTTAATTAGCCTCTGTGTGTGGACACCTGACCCAGTGCTGTGGTTGGTATTCAGGGAGGGTGAGTGGGCAGCTTGGGGGTGGGTGTGCCAAGCAGCTGGACAGTCAGGCTTGAGGACAGAAGGTTGGAGTCCCAGCTGCTTCTCCTGCATGCTTCTCATGTCCTCCACCTCGTGGGACTGGCCTGCAGAGCTCGTGGGCATGGCTCCCTTCAGGCTGGCCCTCCCTGGTCCCACCCTGTCCACTCCTCCCTGGTCTCAGCTGCCAGCTGCCTGCCTCCTGCTCTGCTGGAGCCCAGCCCCTTCTCAGGAGCTCCACTCTACCCCTGCCCTCTTTCAGGCATCTTTACTTTGCCCACCTTGCTCACTCCTTCCCACAGTTTTCTCATTTCAAGCAAATAAAAAGGCAGAGCAATCCCTTCCTGGAGGCCGTGTTCCCTTCACAGCCCAGCATGTTGGAGGGTTGTCCTACAGGGACCCTCACTGGCTCAGCTGCAGGTCACCCTTCACTCTAACCTGATCCTCTTGTGCCTCATCCCTCTGCAGATTCCCCAATGAGCTTCACTTCACCAAATCCAAATACCTCTCAGTCTTCACCCTGCCTTTTCCTCAAGCGGCCTTcggaacagcagacaccctgaacCCCTTCTGGAAATGCCTCTCCCTTGTTCCTGGGCCAGCTCTTCCTCTCCCCTTGAACCTGCTGGAGCTCTGAGGACTGGTCTCGGCCTCTGCTCTGGTCACTGCCTCTTCCCAGGACTTCCTATTGGCTCCCAAGACGTGCATCTCCGACCCCAGGTTCAGCCCTTTCTTCAAGGGCAGCTCACACCCAACCTGCCTGAATTGGGCTCCCACCTTTCACAGGCTTCCCCTGCCCCTGCTCTGGCCTTCTCACCTCTGCGAGCTGCATTTCCACATTTCCACAGCCTCCCACGCATGTGTGGACTCTGTGTCTTCCCATCCCGGCACGTTGCCCCCAAAGGCCCGAGTCTCCAACCCACCAACACATGTGTCCAAAGCACCGTCATTTCCTCTTGAGCAAAGGCCCCTAGCTGACCTTCCCCTGCCCGGCCCTTCCCCACCCTGACCTCTGCTGCTGCCAGGTGTGCCTGAGACTTCACCGTCTGTGGCTGGTTCCCACTGCTGTCAGGATAACGTTCAAGACCTGTAACTGTGCACAGGCTGAGGGGCTGAGCCCCGCCCCAACCCCTGAAGCTGCGGCTCCTGCCCACTCCTCACTCTGCATGTTGCTGGGGCTCCTCACACTTGGGCTATGCCTGGAATATGCTCCCCGGCTCTTTGTCCCAGTGAGTGGTGGGGTTTCTCGGATGTGCACCCCCAAGTACCAAGCCTTTTATTTCACAGCACTTATCAGGGCTGTAAGTACACCACAATTTCTGTGATTTTTTGGGCTATTGCTTAAAGTCCACAGCTCCTCCCACTATGGTAAAACCCATGAGGGAAGGAGCTGTATCTAGAATAGTTAACAATCAGCCAGCAGAGTACAGGGTACTTCCTGGGCATGCAATGTACATTTGTGGGGGAGGACAGGAATGGGAAGGCGGTGTGGGGGGGCCAGATAGGGAGAGTGGGGAGCATCTGTAGACATCTGAAGGCACGGTGCCCACACCACAGAGAGGCtgtaagtgttggtgaggaaatACGTGCAGGTCATTTAGCAGCACAGCATTGCTTGGGGCAAGACTCAACATGCAGTTGCCATTGCTGCTGTTATAATATATGATAGTTTCCCTGATGGGAAGATGCCAGAGCCCAGCTGCTCAAACCTCACAAGCCCAATGACAGGCTCTGCCTCACTTCTGCCAGAGACTTCGATGTCCCTGCTTTCCCCAGGTGCACATTGTAGATTTGGAGATAGCTGACCATGTTTAGATTGAAATCCTAGGCTACTGCTGTTTTATTGCTGTCATAGCAGGTTTAAATAGACTTTATTTAAGGCCACACAAAGCCAAAACTGTCAGGGaactgtgtggttctcaccaaGGTAGCCCCAGCTTCAGAGCTTCTGGTCCAGACAGGCTCCTTGGCACTCAATCCTCGCCCGTGGCTGGTGCCTGGTGCAGCCAGGGAACTCGAGGCATCTTGGTGGACCTGGTTGTGTAGATGGAAATCAGAAGTCGAGGTACAGAGAAGTGAAACCCCACAGACCCTGATTAAGCCTGCACATAGCCAGCATGTTTTCCATGGGGTGTGCACAAGGACATACAGGAGTTTTGTGAAACTCAGCTCTGTGTCCCACACAGTGGGGGTCCTGGGCCTGCCCATGGGGTCACAGGGCCCTGCCCTGACTCTCCAGCCAGATGGGCTGGCCTGGCCTCTATGTAGAGCCCCATGCATTGTGGTTTATCTCCCTCTGTCTACAAAGGCAGCAGATGAATGTGGCCTTTGCCAAATTTCCCCTATGGGCCAGAATGGGGCCCCTACTTGCTGGGACATGGCTGAGAAGGGCAGCTTTCAAGCTTATTGCAAGCAGCTGGCCTAGACAGATCTTTAACCCCACAGTGCCACCAGCAGAGCTCAACCAGTGCAGCCCCACATGCTGTCTGCTGTGTCCCCACCCTGGGCAATCAGTGGGGTAGGGAGTGGAGAGGATGCTTCTTACATTCTCATGAGTAGCCCCGAATAGGAGACAGAGGATGTAGAATGTGCAAGCCCTGCTGACATGTTCCAGAGGATGTAGAATGTGCAAGCCCCCCTGACGTGTTTCAGAGAAGGGCAATGAGGAGAGGACTTTCTTGAGTAACACAGAGACAGTGTGGCCACATGCCCAGGTCACACAGAGAATATGGGTCCACATGCCTGGGTCAGTGGAGACTATGGGTACATGCTGGGGTCATATGGAGAAGTACAGGTCCATGCACCTTGATCACAGAGAGAACAGGGGTCCACACACCTGGGTCACATGGAGAACATGGGTCCACTTGCCTCGGTCACATGAAGAACATGGATCCACACCTGTCGGTCACACAGAGAACACCGGCAAGGTTCTCAGCACAGCAACTCTGGAGAAGTGGGAGAAAGTGACATCACCGGTGGAATCCAGTGAATTTCAATTCATCCCTCACTACATCTAATGACCAAGGCCCACTGGCTGGGCCTCCAGGGCAGCACATCCATGTCTTAGCCTCAGGGATTCGGGTGCCATCTGGATTAAGCCTTTCTGTCATAAGTGGTGAAGCTGAGGCACACACAGTGAGTGGGTCATGGTGTGGGACCAGGGCTGGGCCTCCTGACCACTCAGCACAGCTCAAGCCCTGGCTCCAGGCAGGAGGTACTTACTCTCCACAGCCTGTGTGGCCTCAGCAGACCTGGTGGGCTGTGTGCCTGACCCTCTGGGGAAGGAATACTGAGCTTTACATCAACTGAGAAGCACTGCTCACATTGTGGGTGGGCCTGAGAGTGGCTGTCATGTATTAACTTCCCTCCACAAAAGCCGATAAAGAGAAAAGGCATGCCCACTCCCAGGGAGAAACAAAAAGATGTGCCCCACACTCTACAGTCCTGACCAAGATGTCTGGTTTTAACAAGTCACTATGAGGCATATGAAGAGAGATTCTTTCCAATAGCACACTCCCATGGGGCAAATCAATTATTGGAACCTAAGATATGGTGCAGATGTTGCAGTTATCTGACAGGGAATTTAGATTAACCATGGTTACTATGTAAGAGCCTCTAATGCAAAGATGGAAAACAAGCAAGATCAGACAGGAAATttcagcagagagatgaaaattgtAAGTAATAACCAAATAGAAATGctagaaaacaaatacagaacACTGTTAACAGAGACAAAGTATGCCTTTAACAGGCCTATCATAGAATTAGCACAACTAAGAAAAGAATGAGTGACTTTGAAGATACtcaaagtgaaacaaaaaaaagagcaaaacaagaagaagggagggaaataACAAATAGTTTAACACATTTGCAATGGCAATCAGAGATAGGGAgaaagaaggggaggagggggagagagagagaggagaagagaagagaggacaggcagaagaaatatttgaagaataatggctgagaattttccaaaattaatgacagaacCAACCCACAGATCCAGGAATCTCAAAGAACACTaagtagtaaaaataataataaaaataataaataataaacctAGGCATATCATACTCAAACTATTGAAAGTCAAAGATAATGAAAAAATCTTGACGACCAAAAAAGGGACATATTTcatacagaggaacaaagataagaattatCAAAGACTTCTCATTAGAATCCACCAAAACTGGAAATATGTAGAGACATGTTTCCAGTGTGtcgatttttaaaaaaagttgctaACCCAGAATTATTTACCCAGTGaatatgtctttcaaaaatggagaaCAGCAGTATGATTTCTGCAGTAGGGGAGTAAGTCCTAgaaaacaaaggttttctggatgccagtggcctttctccagtgaaggtgccctttgttgatgctttaccttgttacaccttatggccttaagactgtaactttgtaaccaaataaccctcctttataaaagccaatccatttctggtgttttgcaaaagagcaacattagcaaaccagaacatctgggaatgtctcaatctctctctctcgttTTTGGAAGAAAGTGCTGCTGAATATAAAAttggttgacaattgttttctttcagcactttaaatatttctaacaCTGTCTTCTTGTGTctttggtttctgttgagaaatcggAACTTAATCTTCTTGGCATTCCCTTGTACAcaactcattgcttttctcttgaagcttttgggactctctccttttccttggcACTGGACAATTTGAATACTATGTATCTGAGCATGACCCTCTTTGAGTTTGtcttgtttggggttcattggtaTTCCTGAATGTGCATGTTTCATGTCTTTGGCtaaattgggaagttttctgccattatttctttgaatattccttctggccctttctctcttctctttctaggactcccataatgttTATATTGGGatgcttggtggtgtcccacagatctctTGGGCTCTGTTCATTATTTTGTGGTAGCATCTTcaagtactaaaagaaaaaaataaaccatggaattctatacccagcaaaaatatcttgCAAAAATGAGGGTTAAGCAACCACCTTAAGTATTAACAGTCAAAAGACCTGAATTAAAAGGATGAgacattttgaataaaaaatagaTCTTAACTATATACTTCCTGCAAATAAGTACCCTTCAAATAAAAGGACCTAAGTAGGTTAACAGTAAAGGTGTGGAAAAATATATCAGACTAACAATAGTCAAGAGAAAgtagtaataattttttttaaatatcagagGAAGTTGTTTTCAGAGTAGAGAATATTACCTGGATAAAGAAGGTAATTTCATAGTAAAAgaggtcaattcaccaagaacaCATAAAAATCCTAAATGTTAAAAACCTAATAGCAGAGGTTCAAAATACATGAtctaaaaattgataaaactgCTGGGAAAAATAGAAACACTGAAAATTATAGTAGGATACTTCACTATCCCTCTGCCCATAATTGATAGAACTAGTAGACAGAAAATTAGCAAGGATACAGTAGACTTGAACAACACAATCACCAATTTGAATTCATTGACATAAACAGTAAACTTCACCCAATtacaacagaatatacattcttttcaagtgcacacacAACATTTACCAAGAAAGACCGAAACTAGACCATAAAATAAGTCTTACAAAATTTAAatggattgaaattatacaaagtatgttccctgcaataatgaaaataaattagaaatcaacaacataGAGATATCTGAAAAATATTCAAGTATCTGGAAACTGAGAAGCACACTTCTAAATAGTGCATGGGTCAAATGAGAAATTAGCACTGtgaacttaataaaaatgaaatcgcATGATATCAGAATTTGTGGGATGCCACTGAGGCAGTACATAAGGGGATGTTTATAGCACTACATCTGATAGCAGAGAAGAAGGTCAACAGAGGCCAGATGATGTGGCATTTCTAACTTCATCCATGAGCAGTAGGAAGCTACTCAGTGACTGTAAGCAAGGGAATCACAAAATtagttttaagtttttaaaacatttctgtgTAACACCAAATGTTTGTGTGGATGTTGCTGATGGGACTCTGAAAGGGTACAACCATGTTGGAATAAAGACTGATACTTTCTGATAAAAGCAAACGTAAAAACACCCTAGGACCCATCAGTTATGCTCCTAGTAATTAacacaagagaaacaaaaatacatttgGGAAGGACTTGTatacaatgttcacagcagctttatttataataacccAAAGTTAgaagcaacacaaatgtccattaatatatgaattgataaataaaaagtGATAAATTCATACAATGAGACACTAATAAAAAAGGACAAACTAATGATAGAGACAACAAAATGAATGGTTCTCAAAACTAATGTATTAAGTGAAACAGGCCTCATGTACtctgtaattccatttatatgaagttctagaacatGCAAAATTGATCTGTGGtagaaaaaattagaatagtGATTTCAtcaaggtgggggcaggggttgAACAGAAAAGGACAAAAGGGAACCTTCTAGGATGAGTTACATTCTACATCTTGATTAGGTTTTGGGTCACACAGCTGTGTGCAGTTGttgaaattcagaaaatatgcactttatttatgtatttcagtATTAGCAAATTTTGCctaaaaaggaattttaaataaatgatgaacACTAATTAATGATGCAAGCTGAAATACTTAAGGAAAATCTTACTGATGTTTGCAACTTGCTTTGAAATGCATAAAAGCAAGATGAATTGATTTTGGAGAAGTAATAGACAAAATGTAGAAGCAAGTTAATGGTAGCATTTAGATAATTGGCACATGAatgttcactgtaaaattctttcaaatttgctaTATGCTTGAAACATTCCTTTGTAAATGTGAAGATTAGAACTCTGGatacaggaaagaaaacaaaccttGGAAAGTCAAGAAAAGATGTAGGAAGACCAAGTGTCAGATGTTGAGTTATCCACTAGGGATGCCACGGCATCTTCGGATGAATGATAGAGGAGGGAAAAACATTCAGATTCAATCAGTGGGAACTGAGGATACTTTGGACATGGCTAGGAAGGAGGATCaaaaaattttcagtaatttaaCTCTGACAACTAGAGGGGCTGATGAAACTGAAGATCATGCAATTACAATTGAATGAAATCCCCGAACACTTCCAAGTACTATGTTAGTTAGGCAGTTACATCAATGGGTCTGCGGACTGGAAATGAGGTGTGAAGTGTGCTCTAAATTTAAGCACCACTGGCAAATAATGATAAATGCAGATGGAAGCATGAATGCGATTaccaaaagaagaaaggagagtcCAGGCTGAAATTGTGAAAAACGAAAAGATTTAGAGGCTagatgaaaagaataaaactaataataacaataataatgatgatgatggaaaGACATTGAGAAGAGTCTGAATGCCTTAAAAATAATGTTGAAGCTTTGGTCAAAACTAAGGTTCCAAAAACAACTCTCTCCTGTGACGGTGAAACTTTTTGGTTAAAGAATGACAGTGCTCTTtggtgaaaggaaaaatatataaaaatacaccTGTTTCCACAGGTATCTAAAACAGAGGGCCCTCTGATGCCATGTCTCATCATCTTCATGGGGTTGACACTCTGGAACCTCCTTGATACGGTGAAGAGCTGTGTTTCTTGTCTCTTGCACAACCTCTGGACAAGCAGTGTTGAACTGGAGGAGAAGTGGGTACCAGATGAAGTTCTCAAGATATTGAGAAACTCCAGTAAAAATGCACCAAGCAGTGAGCCTAAAGGACCTCACTCCAGAACCCAAGACCCCACTCTGAAAGCGGGAGTGGCCCATGGTGGCCGAATGTGAAGGACACAACCTTGTCCCTGGTGCTCATGAATCGGTGAAAACGTCAGGAGGTCCTGGAGTTAGGATGCAGAGGATGTGCCTTCCTGTGTCTCCTGCTGTTCCCCCTGGACACTGGCTCTCCCATGTTTCCCCTTCATATCCTGCTCCCCTGAAGCCTGAGAGTATCCACAGTTAGTTCTTTGGAAAGTTTAAAGTTCCCCATAAAGTTCGTCCAGTTCCCATTGGCAGAGGACACTGTTTATAAATCTATCACATGAAATACCTTCCATCCTTTAGATACCCAAAGTCTGGTTTTTgaagctatattaatttcaaaattacacttgaccattttctttcatttactgaATGTGGGAAGCACCCTCCTGAGGGCCACTTTTACATCCTTGTTGCGCAGAGTGTAGATGAGTGGGTTCAGGGTGGGGCTGACTGCCGTGTACATTATGGCGACCACTTTGCGATTTTCCGTGGAGGAGTCAGACCCTGGGAGGAAGTAGGTGTAGATGACAGTGGAGTAGTACAGGCAGACCACCaggaggtgggaggagcaggtggagaaggccctGCGCTTGCCCTTGGCCGAGCGGATGCGCAGGATGCTGGCGATGATGAAGGCATAGGACAACATGGTGAGCAGGAAGTTGAACACCCCAAAGTAAACATCTGCAATGATGATCATGATATTGTTCAGATTTGTTGGACCACAGGCAAGGAGGAGCAGTGTAGGTAATTCACACAGGAAGTGATAGATTTGATTAGTGCCACAGAATGTTAGCCGTGCCATCAGGCCAGTGTGCACAGAGGTGTTGACCCCACTGACCGCCCACACGCTGCCTGCCAGCAGGGCACAGAGGGGTCTGCTCATCAGTGTGTGGTAGTGCAGGGGCCGGCAGATGGCCACGTAGCGGTCATAAGCCATGACCGTGAGCAGCAGCAGCTCAGCCCCCAGGATCCATGTCAGGAAGAAAAGCTGGGTCATGCAGCCTCCAAAGGAGATGGTGCTGCCCTGACCCATCAGGATTTCCAGCAACTTGGGGAGAACCGTAGATGTGCAGATGATGTCTAAGATGGCCAGGTTGCTGAGAAAGAAGTACATTGGGGTGTGGAGCCCCGGGTTCAGGCAGATGGCCATGAGGATGAGGCCATTCCCTGCAAGAGCAGTCAGGTAAAGGAGGACGAAGAGAGCACTGAAGACACCCTGCAGCTGGGGATTTTCTGAGAGGCCCTGCAGGAGAAACTCCACCACGGCCGTGTGGTTGATTGCTCCCATTGGGTGTGGAGGGTCTCCAGGGGTTCCTGGGAAGCGGCCAGCACCTGGCAGAGGGAGACACAAGGACCAGGTGAGTGATGTGTCCTCTCTGCCCTCAGGTCCTGCTAAGACTCTCAGGGATGTGTGTGGTGGAGCCTCTGCCCTGGAAGCACTTGGCAAAGATGTTAATGTGGGTTCCTGCACTAAGGAAGGTGATCTGAGGGTTAACTCTCCCCTGTGGACCTCCTACCCAATCCCCAGAACCCCTCCTGGCACTCAGCACCACCCTTTCAGGACAGCTTCTCCTTCTGGGTGGTGGCTGGGGCAGCAAAGTTCAGTAGTTTACATAAAAAGTGTGGCCTGTTTTCCACTTAATTGTGAATATTTCCTACATTAAACAGAGACATGAAAGTGACTGGAGATGGTTCATGGAGCTCAG
The Choloepus didactylus isolate mChoDid1 chromosome 4, mChoDid1.pri, whole genome shotgun sequence DNA segment above includes these coding regions:
- the LOC119533110 gene encoding olfactory receptor 13A1-like, whose product is MGAINHTAVVEFLLQGLSENPQLQGVFSALFVLLYLTALAGNGLILMAICLNPGLHTPMYFFLSNLAILDIICTSTVLPKLLEILMGQGSTISFGGCMTQLFFLTWILGAELLLLTVMAYDRYVAICRPLHYHTLMSRPLCALLAGSVWAVSGVNTSVHTGLMARLTFCGTNQIYHFLCELPTLLLLACGPTNLNNIMIIIADVYFGVFNFLLTMLSYAFIIASILRIRSAKGKRRAFSTCSSHLLVVCLYYSTVIYTYFLPGSDSSTENRKVVAIMYTAVSPTLNPLIYTLRNKDVKVALRRVLPTFSK